A DNA window from Ostrea edulis chromosome 5, xbOstEdul1.1, whole genome shotgun sequence contains the following coding sequences:
- the LOC125652270 gene encoding toll-like receptor 4 has translation MGYIKILTAVFGLQSWIILLLSADQRLKKRVPNCSFTEIEGELYADCSNKNLSNAPNFSNWTYPIVGTDLSINHLSKFPSHLPKTLKYLNVSANSLDRLSRHDIREYPQLIELRMSKCKLKVLESHSLNGSQLRYLDVSGNRELTLSVLKTISCDLVNSSIETLILDELQCPVGPSIPLRENSVKCLRNTSLKTLSLASNRIVSLHHLVIPTLPESLTVLNLSDNMLNWGWYLFQFPQLKSIKVLDLSYQSYVPELHLEDIECAFKEENCTTEENEREGSEREPNIYDFERLRYTIYLPQSLEKLYIHNCGFKFKLNHLTYEAGENLSYVTLQNNVLHEWNARLYGLQPVRYLDMSNNFCTKVNKDFFVDGKNLIFLDLSKNILGDSFAKDTDGNIFRSLGSLNILDISQNKITILPRKMFQSTVNLRELRLSHNHITKFEVMIQHMKHLSLLDISHNQIETLPANIQEAIDEMAKTHPIKINLFGNPLSCRCEHLDFIVWLHQHHSNIIFMNFENYICVFQNEKHVLNSTTLLKLHKQCAEYSLLSVILFAVILIFTISVICKIIYRFRWRLRYLYYITVKQSNADTADPKPYRYHAFISYAAENETFAIDVINDLERNSNLRVCFHSRDFIPGTAIADNISNAIQNSRRTVCFVTSHFLQSYWCMFEFNMARMVSFYSRAGENVLILVLLEKYPTHKMPLDLIEFIQYNSYLEYPGNFVDKESFTSQLAKHL, from the coding sequence ATGGGGTACATAAAAATATTGACCGCTGTCTTTGGACTACAATCATGGATTATATTGTTATTATCGGCGGATCAGCGTCTCAAAAAACGCGTCCCAAATTGTTCTTTCACAGAGATAGAGGGCGAATTGTACGCAGATTGCTCTAACAAGAATCTATCGAATGCACCGAACTTCTCAAATTGGACTTATCCAATTGTTGGAACAGACTTATCCATAAATCACCTGTCCAAGTTCCCTTCACATCTACCGAAGACGCTGAAGTATCTAAATGTCTCAGCAAACAGCTTGGACAGATTGTCGAGACACGACATTCGTGAGTATCCACAGTTGATTGAATTACGGATGTCCAAATGCAAACTTAAAGTTCTGGAGTCTCACTCACTTAATGGAAGCCAGTTAAGGTATCTGGATGTTTCTGGCAACAGAGAACTGACGTTGTCAGTGTTAAAGACTATTTCGTGTGATCTGGTGAACAGTTCAATAGAAACTCTAATCCTTGACGAACTTCAATGCCCAGTCGGGCCTAGTATTCCCCTAAGGGAAAATTCTGTCAAGTGTCTGAGAAACACCAGTCTGAAAACGCTATCTCTGGCATCAAATAGAATTGTCTCCTTACACCATCTTGTGATACCAACACTCCCAGAGTCTTTAACAGTGCTCAATTTAAGTGACAACATGTTGAATTGGGGGTGGTATCTTTTTCAATTTCCTCAGCTGAAATCAATAAAAGTTCTAGATTTGAGTTACCAATCTTATGTCCCTGAACTACATTTAGAGGATATAGAATGTGCATTTAAAGAGGAAAATTGCACTACCGAGGAAAATGAGCGAGAAGGAAGTGAACGAGAGCCAAACATATACGACTTTGAAAGATTAAGATATACAATCTATCTTCCACAATCATTGGAAAAACTTTATATTCACAATTGTGgtttcaaattcaaattgaatCATCTTACTTACGAGGCTGGAGAAAATCTATCTTATGTGACACTTCAAAACAATGTATTACATGAATGGAACGCTCGGCTGTATGGATTACAACCAGTGAGATATCTCGACATGTCTAACAATTTCTGCACCAAAGTCAACAAAGATTTCTTTGTAGATggtaaaaatttaatttttctagACCTATCTAAGAATATCTTAGGTGATAGCTTTGCGAAAGACACCGATGGGAATATTTTCCGATCCCTGGGGAGCCTAAATATTCTTGATATATCCCAaaataaaatcacaattttaccaCGTAAAATGTTTCAGTCCACGGTCAATTTAAGGGAGCTGAGACTTTCCCATAACCATATCACAAAATTTGAAGTTATGATTCAACATATGAAACACTTGTCTCTCCTGGATATTTCTCACAACCAAATCGAGACCCTACCAGCAAATATTCAGGAAGCTATAGATGAAATGGCGAAAACGCATCCGATAAAAATAAACTTATTTGGGAATCCTTTAAGCTGCAGGTGTgaacatttagattttattgtATGGCTTCATCAACACCACAGcaacataatttttatgaattttgagAACTACATATGTGTTTTTCAGAACGAAAAACACGTTCTGAACAGCACTACGCTCCTGAAATTGCACAAACAATGTGCAGAATATTCCCTTCTAAGTGTCATATTGTTTGctgttattttgatatttactatcAGTGTAATTTGTAAGATCATATACCGGTTCAGATGGCGCCTTCGTTACCTGTATTACATCACTGTAAAACAATCAAACGCAGATACAGCTGACCCAAAACCGTACAGGTATCACGCTTTTATTTCATATGCAGCGGAAAACGAAACCTTTGCAATTGATGTCATCAACGATTTGGAAAGAAACAGTAATCTTAGAGTGTGCTTCCATAGCAGAGATTTTATTCCAGGCACAGCCATTGCCGACAATATATCGAATGCCATTCAGAATAGCAGACGAACTGTGTgttttgtgacgtcacattttcTTCAATCCTATTGGTGTATGTTTGAATTCAACATGGCACGCATGGTGTCGTTCTATTCTCGAGCCGGAGAAAATGTTCTTATTCTTGTTCTTCTTGAGAAATATCCGACACACAAGATGCCATTGGACTTGATAGAGTTTATTCAGTACAATTCGTACCTGGAATATCCAGGGAATTTTGTTGACAAAGAATCCTTCACTTCACAGCTTGCAAAACACCTGTAG
- the LOC125652264 gene encoding toll-like receptor 4, translating into MEPVKLFAVVFGLYVQEWIVSTLLAHPCITSRDCNCSISAIEGEYYADCSNKNLQNAPNFSNSFYPIAGIDLSINVLSKFPSHLPKTLKYLNVSANSLDRLTRHDIREYPHLIELRMSKCKLKVLESHSLNGSQLRYLDVSGNRELTLSVLKNISCDLSESFIETLILDELQCPIGPSIVLTADHVKCLRNTSLKTLSLASNRIVYLNVHVIPTLPESLTVLNFSDNKLTLELYAFQLRQLKSMKVLDFSYQSRIPELNSEYLACRFGEKDCITGETEQEQREPEPKVYDFDPYNYTFYLPQSLETVYVHNCDLKFKMSHHIYKIGKHLSHVTLQNNVLYEWSTPLYGIEPVRHLDMSNNFCTTVQENFFVDGKNLIFLDLSKNILGDSFAKDIHGNIFRSLRSLNILNISRNKITILPRKMFQTTVNLRELRLSHNQITKFEVMIQHMKYLSLLDISHNQIETLPTDIQEAIDGIAGTHPIKVNLYGNPLSCRCEHFDFIMWLHKHNDIVFLNFENYTCVFQNEKHALNSTTLLKFHKQCAEYSLLTVILFAVILIFTISVICKIIYRFRWRLRYLYYITVKQSNADTADPKPYRYDAFISYAAENEIFAIDVINDLERNSNLRVCFHSRDFIPGTAIADNISNAIQNSRRTVCIVTSHFLQSYWCMFEFNMARMVSFYSRAGENVLSLVLLEKYPTHKMPLDLAEVILSNSYLEYPGNFLDRQSFTSKLAEHL; encoded by the coding sequence ATGGAGCCCGTAAAACTTTTTGCCGTTGTCTTTGGACTATATGTACAGGAATGGATTGTGTCCACGTTACTTGCTCATCCGTGTATTACAAGCCGTGATTGTAATTGTTCTATTTCAGCGATAGAGGGCGAATATTACGCAGATTGTTCCAACAAGAATCTACAGAATGCACCAAACTTCTCAAATTCATTTTATCCAATTGCTGGAATAGACTTATCCATAAATGTATTGTCCAAGTTTCCTTCACATCTACCGAAGACACTGAAGTATCTAAATGTCTCAGCAAACAGCTTGGACAGATTGACGAGGCACGACATTCGTGAGTATCCACATTTGATTGAATTACGGATGTCCAAGTGCAAACTTAAAGTTCTGGAGTCTCACTCACTTAATGGAAGTCAGTTAAGGTATCTGGATGTTTCTGGCAACAGAGAACTGACGTTGTCAGTGTTAAAGAATATTTCTTGTGATCTCTCGGAGAGCTTTATAGAAACTCTAATCCTCGACGAGCTTCAATGCCCAATCGGACCTAGTATTGTCCTAACTGCAGATCACGTCAAGTGTCTGAGAAACACCAGTCTGAAAACGTTATCCCTGGCATCAAATAGAATTGTCTATTTAAACGTTCATGTGATACCGACACTCCCTGAGTCTTTAACAGTGCTCAATTTCAGCGACAACAAGTTGACTTTGGAACTGTATGCTTTTCAACTTCGTCAACTGAAATCGATGAAAGTTCTAGACTTCAGTTACCAATCTCGTATCCCTGAACTAAATTCTGAGTATTTAGCATGTAGATTTGGAGAGAAAGATTGTATTACGGGGGAAACTGAGCAAGAACAAAGGGAACCCGAGCCAAAGGTGTACGACTTTGATCCATACAACTATACATTTTATCTTCCACAGTCATTGGAAACGGTTTATGTTCATAACtgtgatttgaaatttaaaatgagTCATCATATTTACAAGATTGGAAAACACCTGTCTCATGTGACCCTTCAAAACAATGTATTGTATGAATGGAGCACTCCACTGTATGGAATAGAACCAGTGAGACATTTAGACATGTCTAACAATTTCTGCACCACAGTTCAGGAAAATTTCTTCGTAGATGGTAAAAATCTAATTTTTCTAGACCTATCTAAGAATATCTTAGGTGATAGCTTTGCAAAAGACATCCATGGGAATATTTTCAGATCCCTGCGGAGCCTAAATATTCTTAATATATCCCGaaataaaatcacaattttaccaCGTAAAATGTTTCAGACCACGGTCAATTTAAGGGAGCTGAGACTTTCCCATAACCAGATCACAAAATTTGAAGTTATGATTCAACATATGAAATACTTGTCTCTCCTGGATATTTCTCACAACCAAATCGAGACCCTACCCACAGATATTCAGGAAGCTATAGATGGAATAGCGGGCACGCATCCGATAAAAGTAAACTTATATGGGAATCCTTTGAGTTGCAGATGTGAACATTTCGATTTCATCATGTGGCTTCATAAACATAACGATATCGtgtttttgaattttgaaaattatacatgtgtTTTTCAGAATGAAAAACACGCTCTAAACAGCACTACGCTCCTGAAATTCCACAAACAATGTGCAGAGTATTCCCTTCTAACTGTCATATTGTTTGctgttattttgatatttactatcAGTGTAATTTGTAAGATCATATATCGGTTTAGATGGCGCCTTCGCTACCTGTATTACATCACTGTAAAACAATCAAACGCAGATACAGCTGACCCAAAACCGTACAGGTATGACGCTTTTATTTCATATGCAGCGGAAAATGAAATCTTTGCAATTGACGTCATCAACGATTTGGAAAGAAACAGTAATCTTAGAGTGTGCTTCCATAGCAGAGATTTTATTCCAGGCACAGCCATTGCCGACAATATATCGAATGCCATTCAGAATAGCAGACGAACtgtgtgtattgtgacgtcacattttcTTCAATCCTATTGGTGTATGTTTGAATTCAACATGGCACGCATGGTGTCGTTCTATTCTCGAGCCGGAGAAAATGTTCTTAGTCTTGTTCTTCTTGAGAAATATCCGACACACAAAATGCCGCTGGACTTAGCAGAAGTGATTCTATCCAATTCGTATCTCGAATATCCAGGgaatttccttgacagacaATCATTCACTTCGAAGTTAGCTGAACatttgtaa